One region of Chanodichthys erythropterus isolate Z2021 chromosome 17, ASM2448905v1, whole genome shotgun sequence genomic DNA includes:
- the LOC137005282 gene encoding olfactory receptor 51I2-like: MENGTYFYFMLFENLGYIRYGFFSLGVMLYCAIILFNVLIMLAIFLERTLHQPMYILILCLSVNAMFGTAGFFPRVLTDLLSDTHSISLEACVLQCIVIFMYVTNEYMILMIMAFDRFVAICKPLRYHNIITPRFLTVSVVINLAYPMILLTINGFLSTKLKICGNKLFKVYCHNYEVVKLSCEKTIINNVFGLVILITTTVIPLSLILYSYVRIIVICQRSSAQFKSKAFQTCIPHIVVLLNFSIAIISEVTLSRIVNLDLPTGLSVFLSLEFLIIPPILNPLVYALNLPDIRKKIICLINPFR, encoded by the coding sequence ATGGAAAATGGGACATATTTTTACTTCATGTTATTTGAAAATCTTGGGTACATAAGATATGGTTTCTTCAGTTTAGGAGTTATGCTGTACTGTGCTATCATATTATTTAATGTCCTTATAATGCTTGCAATATTTCTGGAAAGGACTTTACACCAGCCCATGTAtattcttattttgtgtttgtctgtcaATGCTATGTTTGGAACAGCTGGCTTTTTCCCAAGAGTACTGACAGACCTGCTATCTGATACACACTCAATCTCTCTTGAAGCATGTGTCTTACAGTGtattgtcattttcatgtatgTCACAAATGAATATATGATATTAATGATAATGGCATTTGATAGATTTGTTGCAATCTGTAAACCCTTACGATACCACAACATAATTACACCAAGGTTTTTGACTGTTTCAGTAGTTATAAACCTGGCTTATCCAATGATTTTACTTACTATTAATGGTTTTTTAagtacaaaactgaaaatttgtGGTAACAAATTATTTAAGGTGTACTGCCACAACTATGAAGTAGTCAAGCTTTCTtgtgaaaaaacaataattaataatgtttttggcTTGGTTATATTAATCACAACTACTGTAATACCTTTAAGTTTAATATTATATTCTTATGTAAGAATTATTGTCATTTGTCAAAGAAGCTCAGCACAGTTCAAGAGCAAAGCGTTTCAAACTTGTATTCCACACATAGTGGTCCTTTTGAATTTCTCAATTGCTATTATTTCTGAGGTCACTTTGAGTCGAATTGTGAATTTAGATCTTCCTACAGGGCTGTCAGTTTTCCTTTCACTGGAGTTTCTTATTATCCCACCCATCCTGAACCCCCTTGTTTATGCTTTAAACCTGCCTGATATTcgcaaaaaaattatttgtcttATAAACCCCTTCAGGTAG